One Actinospica robiniae DSM 44927 genomic region harbors:
- a CDS encoding malonic semialdehyde reductase, with protein sequence MTELHETLVLEKTAQDLLFRDARTANTFADEPVSEEQVAAIYDLVKYAPTSMNMQPLRVLIVRSAEARERLVGHMADGNKAKTLSAPLVAVLAYDPEFHEHLPTQFPHFAGAQDVFKGQDHRFGAATLNASLQVGYFILGVRAAGLAAGPMTGFDAEAIDKEFFAETGYKTLVVVNIGKPGEDAWFPRSPRLELGQVVKTV encoded by the coding sequence ATGACCGAGCTGCACGAGACCCTGGTCCTCGAGAAGACCGCGCAGGATCTGCTCTTCCGCGACGCCCGCACCGCGAACACCTTCGCCGACGAGCCGGTCAGCGAGGAGCAGGTCGCCGCGATCTACGACCTGGTCAAGTACGCCCCCACGTCGATGAACATGCAGCCGCTGCGGGTGCTGATCGTGCGCTCCGCCGAGGCCCGCGAGCGCCTGGTCGGGCACATGGCCGACGGCAACAAGGCCAAGACCCTCAGCGCCCCGCTGGTGGCCGTGCTGGCCTACGACCCCGAGTTCCACGAGCACCTGCCCACCCAGTTCCCGCACTTCGCCGGCGCCCAGGACGTGTTCAAGGGCCAGGACCACCGCTTCGGCGCGGCGACCCTCAACGCCAGCCTCCAGGTCGGCTACTTCATCCTCGGCGTGCGCGCCGCCGGCCTCGCCGCCGGCCCGATGACCGGCTTCGACGCCGAGGCCATCGACAAGGAGTTCTTCGCCGAGACCGGCTACAAGACCCTCGTCGTGGTCAACATCGGCAAGCCGGGCGAGGACGCCTGGTTCCCGCGCAGCCCGCGCCTCGAGCTCGGCCAGGTCGTCAAGACCGTCTGA
- a CDS encoding carbohydrate ABC transporter permease: MASITASAAQHPAARPAPARKLPSLKSACIAAAAYLVGVIFLLPYLEMVITALRPQSEINDRDYFPHHVSWASFTNIWSTGLGTNLTISLEVGVGTTVLVLLVAIPAAYYTARRRFRGRAAFLILVLITQMFQPTSLIVGIYQEFTNTVHVPSTVALILVNSGFNLAFAVWILNAYFGAIPKELEEAAMVDGASRTGAMFRIIIPLALPGIVTALIFTFIAAWNELIVALVLTNADSSQPLTAKLDTYLGQYSIDWQHLFAGSVIATIPVIILFALIERKVVSGLTAGSVK, from the coding sequence ATGGCGAGCATCACCGCGTCCGCCGCGCAGCACCCCGCGGCCAGGCCGGCGCCGGCCCGCAAGCTGCCCTCACTCAAGTCGGCCTGCATCGCGGCGGCCGCCTACCTGGTCGGCGTCATCTTCCTGCTGCCGTACCTGGAGATGGTGATCACCGCCCTGCGACCGCAGAGCGAGATCAACGACCGGGACTACTTCCCGCACCACGTCAGCTGGGCCAGCTTCACCAACATCTGGTCCACCGGGCTCGGCACCAATCTGACGATCAGTCTGGAGGTGGGCGTCGGGACCACGGTCCTGGTGCTGCTGGTGGCCATCCCGGCCGCCTACTACACCGCCCGGCGCCGGTTCCGCGGCCGCGCCGCGTTCCTGATCCTGGTGCTGATCACCCAGATGTTCCAGCCGACCAGCCTGATCGTGGGCATCTACCAGGAGTTCACCAACACGGTGCACGTGCCCAGCACGGTCGCGCTGATCCTGGTCAACTCCGGCTTCAACCTGGCCTTCGCGGTCTGGATCCTCAACGCCTACTTCGGCGCGATCCCGAAGGAGCTCGAGGAGGCCGCGATGGTGGACGGCGCCTCCCGGACGGGCGCGATGTTCCGCATCATCATCCCGCTGGCCCTGCCCGGCATCGTCACGGCGCTGATCTTCACCTTCATCGCGGCCTGGAACGAGCTGATCGTCGCCCTGGTGCTGACCAACGCCGACTCCAGCCAGCCGCTCACCGCGAAGCTCGACACCTACCTCGGCCAGTACTCGATCGACTGGCAGCACCTGTTCGCCGGCTCGGTGATCGCCACGATCCCGGTGATCATCCTGTTCGCGCTGATCGAGCGCAAGGTCGTCTCCGGCCTGACCGCGGGTTCGGTGAAGTAG
- a CDS encoding carbohydrate ABC transporter permease, whose amino-acid sequence MDQVTETAAAAPGAGAPVRAAVRRTPARRRFARALAPLPWLAPALALIAFVVLWPVWEMFQTSRQHINSFGFDLGDYGWKNYTAVFDDPNLASVMTRTAVWVFAVVALTVVISLAFAQLFNQKFPGRKVVRWALIAPWAASVMMTSIVVRWMLNPNNGVINVFLHQIGVVKQFNQGTASWLGNPTDAMYWMVAVAVFVSVPFTTYALLAGLTSIPTEVYEAARVDGAGRARTYWSITFPLLRPALTVAILINLMNVFNSFPIIWVMTQGGPDNQTSTSTVYMYNLKTLNIGQAGALSVINFGVVIAIVLIFLRANKNSLKEG is encoded by the coding sequence GTGGACCAAGTAACTGAGACCGCGGCGGCGGCGCCCGGCGCGGGCGCCCCCGTACGCGCGGCCGTGCGGCGCACCCCCGCGCGCCGCCGCTTCGCCCGGGCCCTCGCCCCGCTGCCCTGGCTGGCCCCCGCGCTCGCGCTGATCGCCTTCGTCGTGCTCTGGCCGGTCTGGGAGATGTTCCAGACCTCCCGGCAGCACATCAACTCGTTCGGGTTCGACCTCGGCGACTACGGCTGGAAGAACTACACAGCCGTGTTCGACGACCCCAACCTGGCCTCGGTGATGACCCGCACGGCCGTCTGGGTGTTCGCCGTCGTGGCCCTGACCGTGGTGATCTCGCTGGCCTTCGCCCAGCTGTTCAACCAGAAGTTCCCCGGCCGCAAGGTGGTGCGCTGGGCGCTGATCGCGCCGTGGGCCGCGTCGGTGATGATGACCTCGATCGTCGTGCGCTGGATGCTCAACCCCAACAACGGCGTCATCAACGTCTTCCTGCACCAGATCGGCGTGGTCAAGCAGTTCAACCAGGGCACCGCCTCCTGGCTGGGCAACCCGACGGACGCGATGTACTGGATGGTCGCCGTCGCGGTGTTCGTCTCGGTCCCGTTCACCACCTACGCCCTGCTGGCCGGGCTCACCTCGATCCCGACCGAGGTCTACGAGGCGGCGCGGGTGGACGGCGCCGGCCGGGCGCGCACGTACTGGTCGATCACCTTCCCGCTGCTGCGCCCCGCGCTGACCGTGGCGATCCTGATCAACCTGATGAACGTGTTCAACTCGTTCCCGATCATCTGGGTGATGACCCAGGGCGGCCCGGACAACCAGACCAGCACCAGCACGGTCTACATGTACAACCTCAAGACACTGAACATCGGGCAGGCAGGTGCCCTGTCGGTGATCAACTTCGGGGTCGTGATCGCGATCGTGCTGATCTTCCTGCGGGCCAACAAGAACAGTCTGAAGGAGGGCTGA
- a CDS encoding extracellular solute-binding protein, whose protein sequence is MKRRLAAAAAVGLSASLALTACSSSKSTSGSGSGDSGSPITLKLFGADYGTAGTSNSTQKYWQDIADAFHKANPNITVQVQTIDWTDFPTKLKTLMQSKDYPDIIEGDAPQAYAQSGIAYKASDVLGASTLSNLIPTFAKQGDYQGTEYGIPFTTSTRALYYNKKLFTQAGITAAPTTWAELQTDAGKLAKIGNGTIGYGMPLGPEEAQGESLMWMLGANGGYQTNGAYTINSAANISAFTFMNGMVKAGDTEANPGTVDRKDMWSDFAAGTVGMVGGSPAVVPIIQAAGKLQSSDWATAPFPGQAGPITNPLGVDDQIVALNVHKQQDAIQKFLNFAYQDTYQAQFDSLYDLLPATTSAANAEASDPIFGPFVKAIPTSSAYPTSANWTDVSTKIKNSIGAAVDGTSATSVLGQIQQFALSSGS, encoded by the coding sequence ATGAAGCGTCGCCTTGCTGCCGCGGCAGCCGTCGGTCTCTCGGCCTCCCTGGCCCTGACCGCGTGTAGTTCCTCGAAGAGCACTTCCGGCTCCGGCTCCGGTGACTCCGGCAGCCCGATCACTCTGAAGCTGTTCGGCGCCGACTACGGCACGGCCGGCACCTCCAACTCCACCCAGAAGTACTGGCAGGACATAGCCGACGCCTTCCACAAGGCGAACCCGAACATCACGGTGCAGGTCCAGACGATCGACTGGACCGACTTCCCGACCAAGCTCAAGACCCTGATGCAGTCGAAGGACTACCCGGACATCATCGAGGGCGACGCGCCGCAGGCCTACGCCCAGTCCGGCATCGCCTACAAGGCCTCGGACGTGCTCGGCGCCTCCACCCTGTCGAACCTCATCCCGACCTTCGCCAAGCAGGGCGACTACCAGGGCACCGAGTACGGCATCCCGTTCACCACCAGCACCCGCGCCCTGTACTACAACAAGAAGCTGTTCACCCAGGCCGGCATCACCGCCGCGCCGACCACCTGGGCCGAGCTGCAGACCGACGCGGGCAAGCTCGCCAAGATCGGCAACGGCACCATCGGCTACGGCATGCCGCTCGGCCCCGAGGAGGCGCAGGGCGAGTCCCTGATGTGGATGCTCGGCGCCAACGGCGGCTACCAGACCAACGGCGCCTACACCATCAACTCCGCGGCCAACATCAGCGCCTTCACCTTCATGAACGGCATGGTCAAGGCCGGCGACACCGAGGCCAACCCGGGCACCGTGGACCGCAAGGACATGTGGTCCGACTTCGCCGCCGGCACCGTCGGCATGGTCGGCGGCTCCCCGGCCGTGGTCCCGATCATCCAGGCCGCCGGCAAGCTGCAGTCCTCGGACTGGGCCACCGCGCCGTTCCCCGGCCAGGCCGGCCCGATCACCAACCCGCTCGGCGTGGACGACCAGATCGTGGCGCTGAACGTGCACAAGCAGCAGGACGCGATCCAGAAGTTCCTGAACTTCGCCTACCAGGACACCTACCAGGCGCAGTTCGACTCGCTCTACGACCTGCTGCCCGCCACCACCTCCGCGGCCAACGCCGAGGCCAGCGACCCGATCTTCGGCCCGTTCGTCAAGGCCATCCCGACCTCGTCGGCCTACCCGACCTCGGCCAACTGGACCGACGTCAGCACGAAGATCAAGAACAGCATCGGCGCCGCGGTGGACGGCACCAGTGCGACCTCCGTCCTCGGCCAGATCCAGCAGTTCGCCCTGAGCAGCGGCAGCTGA
- the rdgB gene encoding RdgB/HAM1 family non-canonical purine NTP pyrophosphatase, whose protein sequence is MQRIVLATRNAHKVGELRAILAGLGVQVDLVGVTEYPDVPDVAETELSFAGNALLKATAVAEATGLPAIADDSGICVDALNGMPGIFSARWAGRHGDDAANLDLLLAQVGDVADEHRGAQFVCAAALAVPGPSGRQVVREGRIEGTLLRARRGEGGFGYDPVFLPAGSERTTAELSAEEKNAVSHRRLAFEALAPLLPV, encoded by the coding sequence ATGCAGCGCATCGTTCTGGCCACCCGCAACGCGCACAAGGTCGGCGAGCTGCGCGCGATCCTGGCCGGCCTCGGCGTGCAGGTGGACCTGGTCGGCGTCACCGAGTACCCGGACGTTCCGGACGTGGCCGAGACCGAGCTCAGCTTCGCCGGCAACGCCCTGCTGAAGGCGACTGCCGTGGCCGAGGCCACCGGCCTGCCCGCCATCGCCGACGACTCAGGGATCTGCGTCGACGCGCTCAACGGCATGCCCGGCATCTTCTCCGCCCGCTGGGCCGGCCGGCACGGCGACGACGCGGCGAACCTGGATCTGCTGCTGGCCCAGGTCGGCGACGTCGCCGACGAGCACCGCGGCGCCCAGTTCGTCTGCGCCGCCGCGCTCGCCGTGCCGGGGCCCTCCGGCCGCCAGGTCGTGCGCGAAGGACGGATCGAGGGCACGCTGCTGCGCGCCCGCCGCGGTGAAGGAGGGTTCGGATACGACCCGGTCTTCCTGCCGGCCGGCTCCGAGCGCACGACCGCCGAGCTGAGCGCCGAGGAGAAGAACGCCGTCTCGCACCGCCGCCTCGCCTTCGAGGCCCTGGCCCCGCTTCTTCCGGTCTGA